A single region of the Salvia miltiorrhiza cultivar Shanhuang (shh) chromosome 8, IMPLAD_Smil_shh, whole genome shotgun sequence genome encodes:
- the LOC130999905 gene encoding calmodulin-like protein 3, giving the protein MPTNLLRIFLVYKLFYTLFQYLVPKKLRTYLPASWYSYTEQQQQQQQQQHQHIKNEPVMSLSATSPRAPRRMDDGELRRVFQMFDRNGDGRITKTELNGSLENMGIFIPGDELSQMIDRVDVDGDGCVDIDEFGALYRAIMDERNEEEDMKEAFNVFDQNGDGFITVDELNSVLASLGLRQARGAEDCKKMITKVDADGDGRVDFDEFKQMMRGGSFVALGN; this is encoded by the coding sequence ATGCCAACCAATTTGTTGAGAATTTTTCTTGTCTACAAGCTCTTCTACACACTTTTCCAATACTTAGTACCCAAGAAGCTGAGAACGTATCTCCCAGCTTCTTGGTACTCGTACAcagaacaacaacaacaacaacagcaacaacaacatCAGCACATCAAGAACGAGCCGGTTATGTCGTTATCCGCGACGTCCCCGCGCGCTCCCCGACGAATGGACGACGGGGAGCTCCGACGGGTGTTCCAGATGTTCGACAGGAACGGCGACGGGCGGATCACGAAGACCGAGCTCAACGGCTCCCTCGAGAACATGGGGATCTTCATCCCCGGCGACGAGCTGTCCCAGATGATCGACAGGGTCGACGTCGACGGGGACGGCTGCGTCGACATCGACGAGTTCGGCGCCCTCTACCGGGCCATCATGGACGAGCGCAACGAGGAGGAGGACATGAAGGAGGCGTTCAACGTGTTCGACCAGAACGGCGACGGATTCATCACCGTCGACGAGCTGAACTCCGTGCTCGCGTCGCTCGGCCTCAGGCAGGCGCGCGGCGCCGAGGACTGCAAGAAGATGATCACGAAGGTCGACGCGGACGGCGACGGGAGGGTCGATTTCGACGAGTTCAAGCAGATGATGAGAGGGGGCAGCTTCGTTGCACTAGGCAACTGA